From a region of the Arachis ipaensis cultivar K30076 chromosome B09, Araip1.1, whole genome shotgun sequence genome:
- the LOC107615978 gene encoding probable LRR receptor-like serine/threonine-protein kinase At1g51880 → MRMLMHLLFVMLGVVTSGLLVQTQLQSGFISIDCGLPEGKDYTEKSTGINYISDTNFIDSGVSKMVSNEDKITHQQQFSYLRSFPNGMRNCYKISVISGTKYLIRASFLYGNYDGLNELPQFDIHLGSNLWDTVKLTNASQSSYRELMHTPTLNYVHICLVNTGNGIPFISAIEFRNMDFNNVYKTSGATTLARLVGLDFGSFTNLTYRYMDDFHDRLWEPYSNDQWTQLHNPISNDLPSNEYELPNSVIWTAATPRNANGVSLDFYFDTLNVTTQQQCYFYLHFAEVQNLAPNETREFNITLNGEYFYNLLRPGHFVNTIFDPSPNNVFYKNNNISLVKTEASTLPPIINALEIYQVKDFSQLETQQDDVDAITNIKKVYRVTQNWQGDPCAPVAYMWEGLNCNFNGTPRITSLNLSSRGLTGYIAVYISKLNKLESLDLSNNSLIGEIPVFLVENLPWLRVLNLQNNNLTGLIPNALLQKSSEGILSLRLGQNPNLCESGPCDQQTKDKSKENNPVIYILASVSAFLMLLLVVLAAVNIIHIKKRELKDDVYIHMESGDPLESKRRQYSFDEVVNMTNNFEKVLGKGGFGTVYYGIIDNIPVAVKMLLQSSVQGYQEFLAEVKFFMRVHHRNLTSLIGYCNEDDKIGIIYEYMANGNLNEHLSGKATRKKFLTWEDRLQIAVDVAQGLEYLHSGCKPPIIHRDIKCTNILLNENFQAKLADLGLSKSFIFSGDTHVSTMVAGTPGYLDPEYQTSNKLTEKSDVYSFGVVLLKIITGEAAASSKAHNNAHISQWVGSVVARGDIERIVDPSLEGDFDIYSAWKAVEVAMACVSISSKERPYMRDVLVELKECLAVESARKNVGAKDSNELVTMNPVTEISPIAR, encoded by the exons atgagaatgttaatgCACTTGCTTTTTGTGATGCTTGGGGTTGTAACTAGTGGGCTTCTGGTTCAAACCCAGTTACAATCAG GATTCATTAGCATAGATTGTGGGCTACCCGAAGGAAAGGACTATACTGAGAAGAGCACAGGAATTAATTACATTTCAGATACTAATTTCATTGATTCAGGTGTGAGCAAAATGGTATCGAATGAAGATAAGATTACTCACCAACAACAGTTTAGTTACCTGAGGAGCTTTCCCAACGGTATGAGAAACTGTTACAAAATTAGTGTGATAAGTGGCACTAAATATTTAATCAGAGCAAGTTTTCTGTATGGAAACTATGACGGTCTAAATGAGCTTCCACAATTTGATATTCATCTCGGGTCTAATTTGTGGGACACAGTGAAACTAACCAATGCATCACAGAGCAGTTACAGAGAACTGATGCACACTCCCACACTGAATTATGTACACATCTGTCTAGTTAACACTGGCAACGGGATTCCTTTTATTTCTGCCATAGAGTTCAGGAATATGGACTTTAACAATGTTTATAAAACTTCCGGAGCTACAACATTGGCTCGTTTGGTTGGTTTAGATTTTGGTTCATTCACCAACCTAACATACAG GTACATGGATGATTTTCATGATCGTTTATGGGAGCCTTATTCCAACGACCAGTGGACACAACTACACAACCCTATTAGCAATGATCTACCTTCCAACGAATATGAACTGCCAAATTCAGTAATCTGGACTGCTGCTACACCAAGAAATGCTAATGGTGTCTCCTTAGATTTCTACTTTGATACACTTAATGTAACTACACAGCAACAGTGCTATTTCTATCTGCACTTTGCTGAGGTTCAAAATCTGGCACCAAATGAAACTAGAGAATTCAACATCACCCTTAATGGAGAGTACTTTTATAATCTACTTCGACCCGGTCACTTTGTAAATACCATATTTGATCCATCTCCAAATAATGTATTCTATAAGAAtaataacatttctcttgttaAGACAGAAGCTTCTACCCTTCCACCCATCATCAATGCTCTTGAGATTTATCAAGTTAAGGATTTCTCACAATTAGAAACTCAACAAGATGATG TTGATGCTATCACAAATATCAAGAAAGTTTACAGGGTGACCCAAAATTGGCAAGGTGATCCATGCGCTCCTGTAGCATACATGTGGGAGGGTCTAAATTGTAATTTTAATGGCACCCCAAGAATCACATCCTT GAATTTATCTTCAAGAGGACTCACTGGATACATAGCAGTTTATATCTCCAAGCTTAATAAGTTAGAGTCCTT GGATTTATCAAATAATAGCTTAATTGGGGAGATACCTGTTTTTCTGGTAGAAAACCTGCCATGGCTTAGAGTCCT AAACTTGCAGAATAACAACCTCACAGGTCTAATTCCAAATGCACTTCTACAAAAGTCAAGTGAAGGTATACTATCACTTAG GTTGGGGCAAAATCCAAATCTATGTGAATCTGGTCCTTGTGACCAACAGACAAAAGATAAAAGCAAGGAAAACAATCCAGTTATTTATATACTAGCATCTGTTTCTGCATTTTTGATGCTCCTACTGGTAGTTCTTGCAGCAGTTAACATCATTCACATTAAAAAGAGAGAGCTAAAAG ATGATGTCTACATTCATATGGAATCTGGTGATCCTTTGGAATCCAAGCGCCGACAATATTCATTCGATGAAGTTGTTAACATGACCAATAACTTCGAAAAAGTCCTCGGTAAAGGTGGATTTGGAACAGTTTACTATGGCATTATTGATAATATTCCAGTAGCTGTCAAGATGCTTTTGCAATCATCAGTACAAGGATATCAGGAATTTCTTGCAGAG GTTAAATTTTTTATGAGGGTTCACCACAGAAACCTGACTTCTCTGATTGGATACTGCAATGAAGACGACAAGATAGGGATCATCTATGAATATATGGCAAATGGGAACCTCAATGAACATCTTTCAG GAAAAGCTACCCGGAAAAAATTCTTAACTTGGGAGGACAGACTCCAAATAGCAGTGGATGTAGCCCAAG GATTGGAATATCTGCATAGTGGTTGCAAGCCACCTATAATCCACAGAGATATAAAATGTACAAACATTTTGTTAAATGAAAACTTTCAAGCAAAATTGGCGGATTTAGGCCTCTCCAAAAGCTTCATTTTCAGTGGAGACACACATGTGTCCACTATGGTTGCTGGAACTCCTGGCTACCTTGATCCAGA GTACCAAACATCAAATAAATTAACTGAAAAAAGTGATGTGTATAGTTTTGGAGTAGTTCTTTTGAAGATAATCACAGGTGAAGCAGCAGCATCATCAAAAGCACATAACAATGCTCACATAAGTCAGTGGGTGGGTTCTGTGGTTGCTAGAGGGGACATAGAACGTATTGTAGACCCAAGCTTAGAAGGAGATTTCGACATTTATTCTGCATGGAAAGCAGTTGAAGTAGCAATGGCATGTGTCTCCATTAGTTCTAAAGAAAGGCCGTACATGAGAGATGTTTTGGTGGAGCTAAAGGAGTGTTTGGCGGTGGAATCAGCTCGGAAAAATGTTGGCGCCAAAGATTCAAATGAGTTGGTTACCATGAATCCAGTTACTGAAATTAGTCCCATAGCTAGATAG
- the LOC107614788 gene encoding uncharacterized protein LOC107614788 — protein sequence MAELQAEVRRLAELSTQNNAGKHEEGSSKSSALGNTDPLSITLLKEKLTLDNPFSEEITNFKMPKNFVPPNSLEPYKGIGDPRAHIKKFQFMMFFNGLIMNLYFADLFPTCLDGAALLWFSKLSVGSISSFEDLARSFIDYFAASRIYVHGSDYLGTIKQGQHESLKDYLTRFAEATMEILDLDPKVHLHALKTGLRPGKFRETIAITKPKSLEEFRERAAGQMEIEELREAQKMDKQPTRRGEEKIFKPLSKKEQKKPFKLTPKFDTYTRFNTKRENIIKEILNAKIVKPPRPPLEQEVIKINDSWTEASTVLSTRSTDTQQTNT from the coding sequence ATGGCCGAACTCCAGGCAGAAGTGCGAAGGCTTGCCGAGCTTTCCACGCAGAATAATGCAGGAAAGCACGAGGAAGGTAGCTCTAAAAGCTCAGCCCTGGGAAACACAGATCCTTTAAGCATCACCTTGCTAAAGGAAAAGCTGACGCTAGACAACCCCTTCTCTGAAGAAATTACCAACTTCAAAATGCCGAAGAATTTCGTGCCACCTAACTCCCTGGAACCATATAAGGGGATTGGTGACCCCCGAGCTCACATAAAAAAATTCCAGTTTATGATGTTCTTTAACGGCCTAATAATGAACCTATACTTTGCCGATCTTTTTCCCACTTGCCTTGATGGTGCTGCTTTACTTTGGTTCTCTAAATTATCTGTAGGTTCAATTTCATCCTTCGAGGACTTAGCAAGGTCTTTCATCGACTATTTCGCCGCCTCAAGGATATATGTCCACGGATCGGACTACCTCGGCACGATCAAACAAGGACAACACGAAAGTCTTAAAGACTACTTAACCCGATTTGCCGAGGCCACCATGGAAATCCTAGACTTGGACCCCAAAGTCCACCTACACGCACTTAAGACCGGCCTCAGACCTGGAAAATTCAGAGAGACAATTGCAATTACCAAACCCAAGTCGTTGGAGGAATTCCGGGAAAGGGCCGCAGGCCAGATGGAGATCGAGGAACTTCGGGAAGCCCAAAAAATGGACAAACAGCCGACAAGAAGAGGGGAAGAGAAGATATTCAAACCGCTGAGCAAAAAAGAGCAAAAGAAACCCTTCAAGCTCACACCAAAGTTCGACACCTACACCAGATTCAATACAAAAAGGGAGAACATAATCAAGGAGATCCTCAACGCCAAGATAGTAAAACCCCCCCGCCCCCCGCTAGAGCAGGAAGTCATCAAGATAAACGATTCATGGACAGAAGCAAGCACTGTGCTTTCCACCAGAAGTACGGACACACAACAGACGAATACGTAA